One window of Epinephelus fuscoguttatus linkage group LG9, E.fuscoguttatus.final_Chr_v1 genomic DNA carries:
- the LOC125894759 gene encoding integral membrane protein 2A-like yields the protein MVKIAFNSALAQKALGKEVPAAVKDPELAIAPAGNEGSTGRCLLTLLGIAFILSGLIVGGACLYRYFTPKRLYHGAMQFSDVSTGAGGESQPYYLPRVEEEVEISDSMAVISVPPPRFRPGDPAYILHDFNRKLTAYLDLTLRTCFVIPLNTSVVLPPQDLIDLFSQLMSGSYRSYLVHEDLVVTERIDDIKPLGFYIRRLCDGKETYRMQRRSSLPGGGIQKRSADNCFTIHHFENKFVTETKICKA from the exons ATGGTCAAGATTGCTTTTAACTCGGCCCTGGCGCAGAAGGCGCTGGGCAAGGAGGTGCCAGCCGCTGTGAAG gatccTGAGCTGGCCATTGCCCCGGCGGGCAACGAGGGCTCCACAGGTCGCTGTCTGCTCACCCTGCTGGGCATCGCCTTCATCCTCAGCGGGCTCATCGTTGGGGGAGCATGTCTCTATCGGTATTTCACCCCAAAG AGGCTGTATCACGGTGCGATGCAGTTCAGCGACGTATCAactggagctggaggagagagccaGCCATACTACCTGCCccgggtggaggaggaggtggagatcTCTGACAGCATGGCCGTCATCAGCGTCCCCCCTCCCCGCTTCAGACCTGGAGACCCTGCTTACATCCTCCATGATTTCAACAGG aaGCTCACGGCATATCTGGACCTGACCCTGAGGACCTGCTTCGTGATTCCTCTGAACACCTCGGTGGTGCTCCCCCCTCAGGACCTCATCGACCTCTTCTCACAGCTGATG TCTGGCTCCTACCGCAGCTACTTGGTGCACGAGGACCTGGTGGTGACGGAGCGTATTGATGACATCAAGCCTCTGGGCTTCTACATCCGCCGGCTGTGTGATGGAAAGGAAACATACAGAATGCAGCGCCGCTCCAGCCTGCCAG GTGGAGGCATCCAGAAGCGCTCTGCAGACAACTGCTTCACCATCCACCACTTCGAGAACAAGTTTGTGACGGAGACCAAGATCTGTAAGGCTTGA
- the gpr174 gene encoding probable G-protein coupled receptor 174, whose product MNFANHSCQSSEDLQLYQHRVYAVVYSVILAPGLLGNVLALWVFKVYIKETKKAVVFMMNLAVADLLQVLSLPLRIYYYLNNTWPFGHPLCMICFYLKYVNMYASIYFLVCVSVRRCELIMCPLRYNSSKRKGDLLICALGWLLVCLCCLPFPLLRNPSSGSDSHSSFPTSGGSATPTADDLVCFSELPMRTVSIPAAWALLALAELMGFIIPLILVLACTCLTAGSLQKPTAGAIPDRGEKRRALRMVLSCAVVFLVCFVPYHVTMPLDFLVKANAVSSCTFRDLILRCHPVTLCLASLNCSLDPLMYYFTTDEFRRRLSKPEIPQSMAFSRRLSCITGGEDTEED is encoded by the exons ATGAACTTTGCCAACCACAGCTGTCAAAGCAGTGAAGATCTCCAGTTGTACCAGCACCGTGTGTATGCGGTGGTGTACAGTGTGATCTTAGCGCCGGGCCTGCTGGGAAACGTGCTGGCACTATGGGTGTTCAAGGTTTATATCAAAGAAACCAAGAAGGCTGTGGTGTTCATGATGAACCTGGCTGTGGCCGACCTCCTGCAG gttctttctctgcctctgcGGATCTACTACTACCTGAACAACACCTGGCCCTTTGGCCACCCTCTCTGCATGATCTGCTTCTACCTGAAGTACGTCAACATGTACGCGTCCATCTACTTCCTGGTGTGTGTCAGCGTGCGTCGCTGTGAGCTCATCATGTGTCCGTTGAGGTATAACTCCTCCAAGAGAAAAGGGGACTTGCTCATATGTGCCCTTGGCTGGCTGTTAGTCTGCCTGTGCTGCCTGCCCTTCCCTCTGCTGAGGAACCCCAGCAGTGGATCAGACTCTCATTCAAGTTTTCCCACCTCAGGGGGCAGCGCCACCCCCACTGCAGATGACCTGGTGTGTTTCTCAGAGCTGCCCATGAGGACTGTCAGTATCCCAGCAGCCTGGGCCCTTCTGGCCCTAGCCGAGCTGATGGGCTTCATCATCCCCCTCATCCTGGTGTTAGCCTGCACCTGTCTGACCGCAGGGAGTCTCCAGAAGCCGACAGCAGGGGCAATTCCTGACCGAGGGGAAAAGCGGAGGGCGTTAAGGATGGTGCTAAGCTGTGCTGTGGTCTTCCTAGTGTGCTTCGTTCCTTACCATGTCACAATGCCCctggacttcctggttaaagcCAATGCTGTGAGCAGCTGCACCTTCAGGGACCTGATTCTGAGATGTCACCCTGTCACGCTCTGCCTGGCCAGCCTGAACTGCAGCCTTGACCCCCTCATGTACTATTTCACAACGGATGAATTCAGGAGGCGACTGAGCAAGCCAGAGATACCACAGAGCATGGCATTCAGCAGACGCTTGTCATGTATAACTGgaggagaggacacagaggaggacTGA
- the p2ry10 gene encoding putative P2Y purinoceptor 10, which produces MRQEMTLNMSGASPANSSCGHNMTSWDQRMDKMYTYFYLLLFIPGLLLNTTALWVLCRHISKKTKAVIFMINLALADLAHILSLPLRIYYYFTHTWPFGRGICLFCFYLKYLNMYAAIVFLVCISVQRCVFLLDPFSARRWRRRYDLLISLIVWVVVGLACSPFILMRSSSSNSSTSPSISTQTVYNMSYSLYASSTQQVGYTKLHVPPTSMSPSSLGPGSSPSSTKVSCFKDLPMRRLSLSLAVTMITLAELFGFIIPLACITFSSIRITRSLNQKNENANSTTLNSSARSRIQSVTSNGHTDKYHEKQINAEKRRALRMVLSCSALFLFCFAPYHLNFLLYLMVSQDVVSHCATRLAVRQFHPVSLCLASLSCCLNPLLYYFLNAEFRLHLTRRTSSFTASLLSSPISSPIQRPTQHRMTSMESSCSDREQHYSDANLFFPKENDTAKDDR; this is translated from the exons ATGAGGCAGGAAATGACTCTGAATATGTCTGGAGCATCCCCGGCCAACTCCTCCTGTGGACACAACATGACCAGCTGGGACCAGCGCATGGATAAGATGTACACCTACTTCTACCTGCTGCTCTTCATCCCTGGGCTGCTGCTCAACACCACTGCTCTCTGGGTCCTCTGCAGACACAttag TAAGAAGACCAAGGCTGTGATCTTCATGATAAACCTGGCACTAGCAGACCTGGCCCACATCCTCTCTCTGCCCCTCAGGATATATTATTACTTCACACACACCTGGCCCTTCGGACGAGGCATCTGCTTGTTCTGCTTCTACCTCAAATACCTCAACATGTACGCTGCTATAGTGTTTTTG gtGTGTATCAGCGTGCAGAGATGTGTCTTCCTGCTTGACCCATTCTCAGCTCGCCGGTGGAGGCGGCGCTATGACCTGTTGATCAGTCTTATAGTGTGGGTGGTGGTCGGTCTGGCTTGCTCACCTTTCATCCTGATGCggagcagcagcagtaacagcTCCACCAGTCCTAGCATTAGTACACAGACAGTCTATAACATGTCCTATTCTCTGTATGCCAGTTCTACCCAGCAGGTAGGTTACACCAAGCTTCATGTGCCACCTACAAGTATGAGCCCCAGCAGCCTCGGGCCAGGCTCAAGTCCTAGCTCTACCAAAGTCAGCTGTTTTAAGGATTTGCCCATGCGtcgtctgtccctctctctggcTGTCACCATGATAACTCTTGCTGAGCTGTTTGGTTTCATTATTCCTCTGGCCTGCATCACTTTTAGCTCAATCCGCATCACCCGCTCCCTCAACCAAAAAAATGAGAATGCAAACTCAACCACACTCAACTCCTCAGCACGCAGCCGAATCCAGTCAGTCACCTCCAATGGTCACACAGATAAATACCACGAAAAGCAGATAAACGCTGAGAAGCGGCGCGCTCTACGGATGGTGCTGAGCTGCTCTGCCCTCTTCTTGTTCTGCTTTGCCCCCTACCATCTCAACTTCCTGCTCTACCTGATGGTGTCGCAGGACGTAGTGTCCCACTGTGCAACGAGGCTGGCTGTGCGTCAGTTCCACCCGGTGTCTCTGTGCCTTGCGAGCCTGAGCTGCTGCCTCAACCCTCTGCTTTATTACTTTCTGAATGCAGAGTTCAGATTGCACCTCACCAGGCGCACCTCCTCCTTCACCGCCTCGCTCCTCTCCTCCCCGATCAGCTCCCCGATCCAGCGTCCCACACAGCACAGAATGACGAGCATGGAGAGTAGCTGCTCAGACAGGGAGCAGCATTATTCAGATGCTAATTTGTTTTTTCCTAAGGAGAATGACACGGCTAAAGATGACAGATAG
- the lpar4 gene encoding lysophosphatidic acid receptor 4, with amino-acid sequence MASLVLNETGMEDCGIDDSFKYNLYSVVYSVVFVLGLITNCAALFVFCFRMKMRNETTMFMTNLALSDLVFVFTLPFKVFYNVNRHWPFGDGLCKVSGTAFITNIYGSMLFLTCISVDRFLAIVYPFRSRSIRTRRNAALVCAAVWLTIVGGGISVTFFSTINSTNRATTCFEGFSKSTWRTYLSKITIFIEIVGFLLPLLANLVCSSLVLRTLRRPMTVGHGCNSKRRVLRMILVHLGIFIICFVPYNSILFLYALVRTQALANCAVERFARTLYPITLCLASLNCCLDPVVYYFTSESFQKSLTMGGKGTGSRPESIPRSDTETQDTGNTLPRDTHTLASNGKESKTSESQF; translated from the exons ATGGCTAGCCTGGTGCTCAACGAGACCGGAATGGAGGACTGTGGCATTGACGACTCCTTCAAGTACAACTTGTACTCGGTGGTTTACAGTGTGGTCTTTGTCTTGGGCCTGATAACCAACTGCGCGGCCCTCTTTGTGTTCTGCTTCCGGATGAAGATGCGAAACGAGACCACAATGTTTATGACTAACTTAGCGTTATCAGATTTGGTATTTGTTTTTACGCTGCCATTCAAGGTCTTTTACAACGTTAACCGCCACTGGCCATTCGGAGATGGATTGTGTAAGGTATCAGGAACAGCCTTCATCACCAACATCTACGGCAGCATGCTCTTCCTCACCTGCATCAGTGTAGACCGCTTCCTGGCGATAGTCTACCCTTTCCGCTCCCGCTCCATCCGCACACGCAGGAACGCGGCGCTGGTGTGTGCCGCTGTGTGGCTGACCATCGTAGGGGGAGGAATATCAGTGACCTTCTTCTCCACCAttaacagcacaaacagagccaCCACTTGCTTTGAGGGCTTCTCCAAGAGCACCTGGAGGACCTACCTATCCAAAATCACCATCTTCATCGAG attgtgggcttcctcctccccctcttggCCAACTTGGTATGTTCCTCGCTTGTTCTGCGGACGCTGCGGCGTCCAATGACTGTTGGTCACGGCTGTAACAGCAAGAGACGTGTCCTACGGATGATTTTGGTCCATCTGGGCATCTTCATCATCTGCTTCGTCCCCTATAACTCAATCCTCTTCCTGTATGCCCTGGTGCGGACCCAGGCCCTGGCTAACTGCGCTGTGGAGCGCTTTGCCCGAACTCTTTACCCCATCACTCTGTGCCTGGCCAGCCTCAACTGCTGCCTGGACCCTGTTGTCTACTACTTCACATCAGAGAGCTTCCAGAAAAGCTTGACCATGGGAGGCAAAGGGACAGGCTCCCGGCCTGAGAGTATCCCCCGCAGCGACACTGAGACCCAAGACACAGGAAACACTCTCcctagagacacacacactctggccaGCAATGGGAAAGAGTCAAAGACGTCTGAGAGTCAGTTCTGA